The Aeoliella mucimassa genome includes the window CTCGTCGTCTTCGAACACCAGGCGAAGTGAACCGGAGGGAGCGATGGACATCGATTTTCTAACAGAGATCGGGATCGGGGAACTGTAATTGAAATCCCATAAACGCATGGTTTCGTTGGGATAGATGGCGAGCCCTTCGATTCTTCCGCTCGATTGGATGAGATTGTTTGCAGTGGCATAGGTCAGGTCTAAGAACGTGTTTTGAAATTGCCTGATTAAAGAAAAACAGCTACGGCTCCCTCTTTTGGTTAGCAGCCTGAGGAAGGAGCCGTAGCATGAAAACGGAAAGGAAGTATGGCAGTGATGTCACCGATCGACAATGGCAATTGCTTCGTCAGTTGTTGCCAGCACGTTCGCAGTTCGGACGTCGTCCGATTGACCGCCGGCGGATCATCAACGCGATCTTGTACGTCGTCCGCACGGGCTGCCAGTGGCGGATGCTGCCTAAGGACTTTCCGAATTGGAGTACGGTTTACGGCATCTTCTGGCGTTGGAGAAATGATGGCACGTGGCAGAAGATTCATGATGCGTTGCGAGCCAAAACACGCAAAGCGGCAGGCAAGAAGTCGACACCCACGGTAGCGATCATCGACAGCCAATCGGTTCGCACGGCCGAAGGAGGTGAAGAAAGGGGCTACGATTCGGCCAAGAAAATCACGGGCCGCAAGCGTCATGTGGCGGTCGATACGCTCGGATTGTTGCTCGCGATAGTCGTTCATAGCGCGGATTGGCAGGACCAGGACGGAGCCGAATGGGTAATGGACAAGCTGGGCGAGCAATTCAAGCGAATCAAGATTGTGTTTGGCGACTTCGCGTACGGTCGATCAGGGTTGCCCGATTGGACCTGGGAAACGTTTGGTTGGATTCTACAAACGGTGCTCAGGCCAGTCGGCCTAAAAGGGTTTGTGGTATTGCCGAAGCGATGGATCGTGGAACGAACTTTCGCCTGGCTGGCCCGACATCGACGGAACAGCAAGGACTACGAAAAAACAACCGCCTCCAGCGAAGCCATCACCTACGTCGCCATGATCAGCCTCATGTCGAAAAGACTGGCCAGCGCGGAAAAGTGAATTTTAAAACACGTTCTAAGTAAGTTCCCCGGGCGTCGGCATAGCTGAAATCGGTTCCTCTCAAGACACTGTTCGAGAAATTTGCAAAGACTATTTTTGCGTGGCGGAAATCGGTGTCGTAAAGCTCCGATCCAGCAAAAGAGGCAAAGTTAAGATCTTTCTCAGCAAAGTTCCACTCGCTCAAGTTCTTGTTGGATAAACCTATCTCAGAGAGATCGCCATCCTTATAGCTCTTAGTCGAATAGAGTTGTTCTGCACCGAGGCCGGATGTTCCAAAGTCTGCACCACGGATGTCGGCATCGGTCAAATCGGCATTAGTGAACCCAGCTTGCATCAGTGCGCCGCGAAGATTCGCTCGAGCAAAACTTGCATTGGTGGCGGATGCGGTGCGGAGATCTGCATGACTCAAGTTGGCGTCGCTAAAGTCGGCATCGGTAAGATTGCAGTGATAGAAACTGGCATTCGTAAGGTTGATTTGGGAAAAATCGAACCCAGTCAGGTCACTGCCATTGAATTCAGTACCACTCAGATCGCCTTGCTGATAGGAGGCGGTTGATTCGATTTGTGAGAATGTCAGATTCGAAAGGCTGAATAACCTGGTGTTGCGAACATCGGATCCGGCAAAGTTAGCTCCTGCCAATGAGCTGTCAGAAAAGGTGGTGTGCTCTAGGTTCTTGTTGGCAAAGTTCCAACCGTCAAGATCCATGCGAAAGAACTCTATTCCTGTGATTGTCCCGGATTGATAGGTTGCCGTGGAATAGAAAGCTGAGTCTGTAAATCCAGGAGCATTAAAAAAGTAAGCTCCTTTTATCACGGCATCAGTAAAATCAGCCCCATCCAGCGTAGCCTGAACAAATTGAGCATCGGTTAGATTCTGGCCAACAAAACTCCAATTCGTAGCATCTCCATACAACTCTATCTCCCTGAGGTCGTGCTCTTGATAGCTGGCCGTCGAATAGAGCTGCGACGAAGTGAATTCAGTATTGGCACCAATCGCGATTCCCTTGATCAGAGCACCAGTGAAGTCTGCGTTGGTAGCTGGTCCGCCACCAATAATAGCGTCGGTGAGATTCTGGTTGGAAAAGTCCCAGCCAGACAGGCCGGCGTGATGGGTCAGTTTGAGTCCAGTCAGATCACCCGATTTATAGCTTGCGGTGCTGTAGAGCTGAGCTGCGGTAAGACTGTTGCTGAAGCGTGCGCCCTGGATGTTGCTATCTGTAAAGTCGGTATTTGTTAGCACCGCGTAAATGAAATCGACATTGTTCAACGCTGCCTTCGAGAGATCAACGTTAGTGAGATCCGAGTTCTCAAAGCTCGAGTCGGTAAAGGTGGCTCCTGATAGCTTGGCATCGGTTAAATTGGCGTGATCTAGAATAGCATTGGTAAGATTGGCCTCCGATAAATTCGCTTCGGTCAGGTCGGTATAACTTAAGTCTGCGTTAGAAAGATTGGCTCTTGAAAGATTGGTGCCAATCATGACGTTAGATTCACTCCGAAAACTTGCGTAGGAGAGTTGGGCTCCACTCATGTTGGCATAGGAATAATCTGAACTCCTATTAAATGAGCGAGTGAGATTCGCCCCGCTCAGGTTGGCTTCGGTCAGGGTCGCATTGGAAATGTAAGAGTCCGTGAGATCGGAGCCACTGAGATCTGCACGCGTTAGAGTGGCGTAAGAGAAGTTACTGTAGTGAAGGAGGTATCCGCTCAAGTAAGCTTGTGTGAGGTCTTTTTCTCGGGCATTGAATCGCACTCCAGGCACTAATCCCGCACCATCGGGGCAGAGTGTGGTCGACGCTTGCACGCCTTGCGAGGGATCGGATGGGTCGATGTACTCCCACTGAAAAACATCGGCGCAAGCCGAGGTGTAGGCGAAGAGTGTAAAAAGTAAACCGCCGAGTGTCGCGTGAAGAAGGGTATTCATCGTAATGTCATTAGCGAAGGATAAAGTGGTAGCTGAGTTGTGGGTGTAAGTCTCAATCGGATCAGCCAAGCTAGTGAATGTCTCACCGCCCGCGCCGCACGAGCGGCAGCCCGATGGCTAGCAACGCGAGTAACCAGGCGCTTGGCTCGGGCACGGTTTGCGAGTCGGGAGTGTCGCTCGGGGGAACCGCCTGTCCAAAGTGGTTTTTCCAGAGTTGGTAGTCTTCGAAGGAGCCCCCTTGGTCTCTCCACACGGTGTAGTCGGCCAGGTTTACCAGTCCGTCGGCATTGAAATCGCCGGGCATCAGCAGCGTGACTGCACCGGTTTCGTAGAGCTGGCTTAGGTCCCAAGTCGTTCCGGCAGCGAGCACGATGCTGTCGAACTCGCCCGTCGGTTCGACCCCGGTCCAATCGAACAGCTGGAACGTGGATCCGGCCAGCGAGACCGTATCGACACTTTCGTCGAGCAGTAGTTCCAACGTGCCAGCCAGGGCGACGTCGATCCCCTCGACAAAGTTGAGCGTCGAGCCCCAGGCGTCGTCTTCGAACACCAGGCGAAGCGTGCTGGTAGCACTGAGCGACATACCATCTTCAACCATGATGTCGATCGAGGGTGTCTGGTTGTAATCCCACAGCCGCATCGTGTCGTCAGCCGCTAGGTGCAATCCAGCAACGTAACCATCGGGATGGATGAGGTTGGTGGTGATGGCGGTGCTCGTTTCTAGTCTTTTTGTGCCTCGCGTATCGGAGCCGCTCAGATTGGCGGTTTCTAAGTAGGAGTTCGTGAAATCAACACCAATTAGGCATAAGTGTGAGAGGTCCCATCCCACGAGATCATTGCCGCGAAGGCTTGTGCTAGCCAGATTGCCCGCCCGATAACTGGCCGTGGAATATAGTTGGGCCGCAGTAAACCCTTTAGCGGTTGCCTCATATAATTTCGCCCCTCGTATTTCAGCGTTGGTGAAATCGACATCTTCAAGGGTGGTTCTGTCGAGTTGGGCTTTGGTCAGATTGGCCCCGCTAAAGTTGGCCCCCGTGAGAACTGAATCAAACATCCAGGTACCTGTTAGATTCAGGCCGGAAAAATCCCATCCCGTCAAGTCTAATTCGTGCAGACCCAAGTCAGTCAGGTTCCCGGTCTGCGATAACCCAAGACTTTCGGACAGTGGCGGGAGCCGGAATAATGGTTCCCATAGGAGGTCCGAAATATGGACGAGCAAGCGAAGCGGCAGCGGCCGACGTATAGCGATGAGTTCAAGCGAGACGCGGTGCGACTGGTAGTTGAGGAAGGTTATTCGTTCAAGGCAGCCTGCGAGGCGGTGGGGGTATGCGATGCCACGCTGCGGGCCTGGCACGCCAAATTGGCTCCCCCGCCGGAGCCGTGCGGTGACGACGCCACGGTCGAGGAGATGCGAGCCGAGATCGCTCGGCTCCGCAAACAACTCAAGCGGACCGAACTGGAACGAGAAATCCTAAAAAAAGCCACGGCGTACTTTGCGAAGGAGTCGACATGAAGTACGCCTGGATTAGCGAGCACCGCGACTCCTTTCCGGTGGCCCTGATGTGCCAGCTCCTTCAGGTCAGTCGATCGGGCTACTACGACTCGGTCGACCGTCCGCGAAGTAAACGCTCCGAGCGGACGGCCAAGATTCACGAGTCCGTACGGCAGGTCTTCGAGGCAAGCGACACGATCTATGGTCCCCAGAAGATCGCTCACGAACTCCAGCAACACGAGGAGTTGGAGACGGCCTGTCGTAACACGGTGGCTTCTGCGATGAAAGAAATGGGCCTGAAAAGCCGAGTCCGTAAGCGGTTCACGCCGACGACGACCAAGGCGGATCCGTCCAAACAGCAAGCGCCGAACGTCTTGGATCGGGACTTCGATGCGGAGCGTCCGAACCAGAAATGGGTGACCGACATCACGTACTTGCCGACGCTGGCTGGTTGGGTGTACGTGGCGGTCGTCGTTGATCTGTTTAGCCGCAAGGTGGTAGGTTGGTCGATGAGTCATTCGCTGGCCACCCCGCTGGTGAGCGATGCGTTACGTCAAGCCATCGAGTCACGACAACCACGTACTGGCGAACTGCTGCATCACAGTGATCGCGGTTGTCAGTACACGAGTGAGAGCTATCAACGGACCTTGCAGACACTTGGCATCGAGTGTTCGATGAGCCGCCGGGGCAACTGCTACGACAACGCGGTTGCCGAGAGGTTCTTCTGGAGTCTGAAACATGAGTGGACGAAGCACTATGAGTACGCCGACCTTGAGTCAGCACGCCTGAGCGTATTCAAGTACATTGACATGTTCTACAATCGCCAGCGACTCCACCCGTCGCTGGGTTACACCCCCCCTGAAGCATTCGAAACCGATTACGCCCCGACCGTAGCGGCGTAACAGAATATGGCTCCCGCCGCTGTCCGAAAGTCTTGGGCTATCGCAGTCTGGTAATTGTAGGTAGAGTAGAACTGTTCTGCGGTGAAGTTTGTGGAGCCGCCAAAGCTGGCATTGGTAATGACTGCGTCGGCTAAGTTTGCCCCGTCAAGGTTTGAGCGAAAATACGCATCCGTGAGGTCGGCACCCGTTAGATTGGTGTTGCTGAGGTCGCATATAAACATTTGCGCATTTGAGAGGTTCTGCTCCGACAGATTCGATCCTGATAGGTCAAAGCGAGAGAATCTCACGTCTGAAAGATCTTGAGATTGGTAACTAGCCGTGGAGTGCAGTTGTGCCGCCGTGAGACCGATGGAATTATAAAAGTTCGAGCCACGGATCTCGGCATTCGTCAGGTCGGCATTCGTTAACGTTGCGTCTTCAAAGTCAGCGTTGGACAGGTTTTGCCCTGCAAAGTTCCATCCAGTAAGATCGTTCTTAACGAGCTTGATGCCAGTAAGATTCCCCGATCGATAGCTTGCGGTGGAGTAGAGTTGTCCGGCAGTGAATCCTCGCCAAGTAGCCCAATTAAAGCTGGCTCCCTCGATAATTGCATCTTCAAGAATTGTGTCAGTAAAGTTAGCATAACTTAAATCGGCATTGGTAAGATTGGTACCCGTTAAATTCGTGCCTGTAAGTATCGCTTCGCTAAGGTTTGCGCGGGGTAGGTCTTGTCCTGCAAAGTTCCATGCTGAGAGGTCATTGTCACGCAGGTTTATATCTGGAATGTCTCCGGCTTGATAGCTGTAAGTAGAGTAGAGCTGGTCTGCCGTAAAGCCTGATGAAGTTGTTGAAGAGAAGTTGGTTCCACGAACTACCGCGTTTGCGAAATTGGTGCCTGTCAGTGTGGCACTCTCAAAGGAAGCATTAGTCAGGTTCAGTCTAGCGAAATCCCAGTTGGTAAGATCCAAAAGTCCAAGACCTACTCCTGTGAGATTTCCAGCTTGATAGCTTGCCGTCGAGTGAAGTTGCGTAGAGGTAAATCCTGTTGCAGCTGAAAGGTCCGCTCCAAGAATGTTGGCGCCACTGAGGTCGGCACCTGTCAGGTAGGCGTGGAGGGCCGCATTGACGAGAGTGGTGTTGCTGAGATTAGCATTCGTGAGTTTAGCGGCCGCAAAGTTTGTGTTTGTGAGATCTAGGTTCGAGAAGTCGGCTCCCGGCATATCGGCGAAGCCAAGGTTAATGTTGGAAAGGTCCCCTGCTTGGTAATTGACTGTTGAGTAAATGTTCTCGGCAGTAAGACCAGTCGAGTTGTAGAAGTCGACACCACGAATATCTGCTCCAGCAAAGTTAGAGCCGGTCAGTCGGGCTTGTCGGAAATTGGCATTGGTTAATACTGCGTTCGTAAGATCAGCCCCTTCCATCTTGACGCCGTAGAAGTTTGCATTGGTGAGATTGGCCTCTACTAGTTTTGCGTTTGAAAAAGTGGCACTCGTAGTTTCTGAGTTAGTGAGGTTCGCTCCTGTCAGATCGGCCCCAATGAACTTGGCGTAATAGAAGTTTGCACCAGTTAAGTTGGCCTTTGCCAGGTTGGCGTCCGTAAGTCTGGCACCTGCAAAGTAGGCATTGGTCAGGTTTTGACCCTCGAGATTGATTTCAGTCAACCAAAGTTGATAGATGATGATGCTGGATAAATCTCCAGCTTGGTGGCTTGCGGTGGAGTAGACCTGCTCATTCGTCAAATCGTTCGATAGAGTAAAATAGGCTCCTCGGATATTGGCGCCCGTTAAGTCAGCACCAATAAGTGATGTGTTGTAGAATATCGCCTGCCTGAGGTTGGCATCACGAAGGTTGGCATTCGTAAGATCACTATTGTCAAAAAAAACATTAGTGAGGTTGGACTCATGGAAGTCAGCATCCACCAGAGTGGACTTCGAGAAGTGGGAACCCGTGAGGTCGTAGCCTGGCAAATACGCCTGCGTGAGGTCATTGTTGAGGGTGTTAAGACCCTTTGCAGGCACCAGCCCCGCCCCCCCCGGCGCTACCGTCGTCGACGCCTGCACGCCTTGCGAGGGATCGGATGGGTCGATGTATTCCCACTGGTAGATGTCCGCGTGGGTTGTCGCTTGGGCCAGCATTGCCAGTAGCAGGGCCCCTTGAAGCACTCTTCGTTGCGTGTGCATGTCTCTAATCGTTCGCGGTTGGCCGGTGGGGGAGAGAATCGGTATCGATTATATCTGCCAGTCCTGCACTTGTGTGCGGGATGACGCACGAATCGTGTTTTTAATTGAGGACTCTCGTAGCTTGTTTTCTAGTGGTTTACTGCCAGCACAGCGACGCCTTCTTGAGGTTTCCCGCGGTGGGCAATGGCAGCAGTTTGGTGGGGGGCAGTGAGCGAACTGGCGGATGCTTGCTAGAATGGGGGAAGTTCTCCCTTACCATGGCCAAACTTTTCAGCGGCTCCGTATGACACGGCTTCAGGGCAACGTGTTCAACATTCAACGCTATTCCGTGAAGGATGGCCCGGGGATTCGTACGACGGTCTTTCTGAAAGGGTGTCCGCTGCGGTGCTGGTGGTGCCATAATCCCGAGAGTCAGTCGAAGGGGATCGAGCTGGCCATCAACCCGGCGGTCTGCGTGGAGTGCGGTGGCTGCTGGGGGGTGTGCCCTCACAACGAGCCGGTCGCCGAGTGCACGGGGCCGTTGGCCGATTGGGCGCACTGCACCCAGTGTGGCGAGTGCGTCGAGGTCTGTCCCACCGGCGGGCGAACCATGATGGGCAGCCTGATGACGGTCGACGAAGTGATGGCCGCGGTGCTGAAAGATCGGCTGTTCTTCGAAGACTCCGGCGGCGGCATCACCCTCTCCGGCGGCGAGCCGATGGTGCAGCCGGAATTTGTTCGCGGGGTGCTTGCCGCTTGTCGCCAGCAGGAACTACGCACGGCGATCGACACTTGCGGCTACTGCCAGCAGGACGACCTGTTGTCGGTGGCTCCGCTGGCCGATCTATTCTTGTACGACCTGAAAGCGATGGACGAGCAAACGCATCGCGAGCATACCGGTGTTTCCAATACCCGCATATTGGATAACCTTGTCGCCTTGGGCAAAGTGCACTCGAACATCTGGATTCGAGTGCCGATAGTTCCAGGGGTGAACGACCATGCGAGCGAACTGGAAGCCCTGGCGCGATTCGCCTCTACAGTGGATGGCATTCGCCGGGTAGACTTGCTTACGTACCATCAGCTTGGCAGTCACAAGCACGAGCGGATCGGCAAGCAAGGTTCCGAACGCCCCGAAGCGGTACCCACCGCCGAGGTCATGCAATCGGCCGCTGAGCTGTTTCGCTCGCATGGGCTAACCGAAGTGCACGTAAGCTAATTGCTTGCGACACCGATCTCTGAACGCTTCTCAAAACACAACCTACTATGAACCAGCGCACTGCTCGTTTGCGTCAACAAAGTCTCGACGCGGTTCCCTCGATCTCGGCCGAGCGGGCCCGGCTGATTACCGAGTTCTATCGCAACGAAGACGGCAAGCACTCGGTGCCGGTAATGCGGGCTAAGTCGTTCCTGCATCTCTGTCGGCAGAAGTCCATTTACCTGGGCGACGAGGAACTGATTGTCGGCGAACGGGGCCCCGCGCCGAAGCAGGTGCCGACCTATCCCGAGCTGACGTGTCATTCGGCCGAAGACCTGCGAACGCTCAACACCCGCCCGAAGACCAACTACTCGGTGACCGACGAGTGCCTGGCCACGTACGAAGAGCAGGTGATTCCTTATTGGCGCGACCGGACGATGCGCGACAAGATCTTCGCAGCGTTGTCGCCCGACTGGCACGAAGCCTACGAGGCGGGCGTGTTCACCGAGTTCATGGAGCAGCGAGCACCAGGGCATACGGTGCTCGACGATAAAATCTATCGCAAGGGGATGCGCGACTTCCAACGCGACATCGCCCAATCGCTGGCCAAGTTGGAGTTCACCACCGACCCCGCAGCCTACGAGAAACGCGAACAGTTGCGGGCGATGGACATCGCTTGCGAAGCGGTGATCGTGTTTGCCGAGCGACACGCTGAGCTAGCCGAGCAACTGGCAACCACCGAACGCGACGCGTCGCGTCGCGCGGAACTGCAGAAGATCACGGAGGTCTGTCGGCAGGTGCCGGCTGGCCCGCCGCGTGATTTTCACGAAGCGTTGCAGGCGTATTGGTTCTGCCATCTAGCGGTGATCACCGAGCTGAACGGCTGGGACGCTTTCAGTCCCGGGCATCTCGACCAGCATCTGTGGCCGTTCTACCAGCAAGGCATCGCCGACGGTTCGCTCACTAAGGAGCACGCCCGCGAGTTGCTCGAAACGTTCTTTGTGAAGTTCAACAACCATACCGCTCCGCCGAAGGTGGGAGTGACCGCGGCCGAAAGCGGCACTTACACCGACTTTGCCAATATCAACCTGGGAGGGCTGCTGCCGGATGGTTCGGATGGTTCCAACGAACTTACCCACCTGCTGCTCGACGTGATCGACGACATGCACTTGCTGCAGCCGAGTAACAACGTGCAGCTGTCGCGTAAGACTCCCGACGCGGTGCTGAAACACACGCTGCGGGTGCTTCGCCATGGGTATGGTTTTCCCTCGATCTTCAATGCCGACGCGGTGGTGGAAGAGCAGGTGCGGCAAGGCAAGTCGCTCGAGGACGCCCGCGCGGGGGGATGCAGCGGCTGCGTCGAAACCGGCGCGTTCGGCAAAGAGGCGTACATTCTCACTGGTTACTTCAACATGGTGAAGGTGCTGGAGCTCACCCTGCACAATGGTTTTGATCCGCGCACCGGCAAACAGCTCGGCCCCGAGACTGGCACTGTGGAGCAGCTTGGCGACTTCGAATCGCTGTTCGCTGCGTTCTGCGCGCAGCTCGATCACTTCATCGAGATCAAGATCCGCGGTAACCAGATCATCGAGCAAATGTACGCCCGGTGGATGCCCGCCCCCTTCCTGT containing:
- a CDS encoding IS5 family transposase, whose amino-acid sequence is MKTERKYGSDVTDRQWQLLRQLLPARSQFGRRPIDRRRIINAILYVVRTGCQWRMLPKDFPNWSTVYGIFWRWRNDGTWQKIHDALRAKTRKAAGKKSTPTVAIIDSQSVRTAEGGEERGYDSAKKITGRKRHVAVDTLGLLLAIVVHSADWQDQDGAEWVMDKLGEQFKRIKIVFGDFAYGRSGLPDWTWETFGWILQTVLRPVGLKGFVVLPKRWIVERTFAWLARHRRNSKDYEKTTASSEAITYVAMISLMSKRLASAEK
- a CDS encoding pentapeptide repeat-containing protein, coding for MNTLLHATLGGLLFTLFAYTSACADVFQWEYIDPSDPSQGVQASTTLCPDGAGLVPGVRFNAREKDLTQAYLSGYLLHYSNFSYATLTRADLSGSDLTDSYISNATLTEANLSGANLTRSFNRSSDYSYANMSGAQLSYASFRSESNVMIGTNLSRANLSNADLSYTDLTEANLSEANLTNAILDHANLTDAKLSGATFTDSSFENSDLTNVDLSKAALNNVDFIYAVLTNTDFTDSNIQGARFSNSLTAAQLYSTASYKSGDLTGLKLTHHAGLSGWDFSNQNLTDAIIGGGPATNADFTGALIKGIAIGANTEFTSSQLYSTASYQEHDLREIELYGDATNWSFVGQNLTDAQFVQATLDGADFTDAVIKGAYFFNAPGFTDSAFYSTATYQSGTITGIEFFRMDLDGWNFANKNLEHTTFSDSSLAGANFAGSDVRNTRLFSLSNLTFSQIESTASYQQGDLSGTEFNGSDLTGFDFSQINLTNASFYHCNLTDADFSDANLSHADLRTASATNASFARANLRGALMQAGFTNADLTDADIRGADFGTSGLGAEQLYSTKSYKDGDLSEIGLSNKNLSEWNFAEKDLNFASFAGSELYDTDFRHAKIVFANFSNSVLRGTDFSYADARGTYLERVLKFTFPRWPVFST
- a CDS encoding pentapeptide repeat-containing protein, translating into MFDSVLTGANFSGANLTKAQLDRTTLEDVDFTNAEIRGAKLYEATAKGFTAAQLYSTASYRAGNLASTSLRGNDLVGWDLSHLCLIGVDFTNSYLETANLSGSDTRGTKRLETSTAITTNLIHPDGYVAGLHLAADDTMRLWDYNQTPSIDIMVEDGMSLSATSTLRLVFEDDAWGSTLNFVEGIDVALAGTLELLLDESVDTVSLAGSTFQLFDWTGVEPTGEFDSIVLAAGTTWDLSQLYETGAVTLLMPGDFNADGLVNLADYTVWRDQGGSFEDYQLWKNHFGQAVPPSDTPDSQTVPEPSAWLLALLAIGLPLVRRGR
- a CDS encoding transposase — its product is MDEQAKRQRPTYSDEFKRDAVRLVVEEGYSFKAACEAVGVCDATLRAWHAKLAPPPEPCGDDATVEEMRAEIARLRKQLKRTELEREILKKATAYFAKEST
- a CDS encoding IS3 family transposase; translation: MKYAWISEHRDSFPVALMCQLLQVSRSGYYDSVDRPRSKRSERTAKIHESVRQVFEASDTIYGPQKIAHELQQHEELETACRNTVASAMKEMGLKSRVRKRFTPTTTKADPSKQQAPNVLDRDFDAERPNQKWVTDITYLPTLAGWVYVAVVVDLFSRKVVGWSMSHSLATPLVSDALRQAIESRQPRTGELLHHSDRGCQYTSESYQRTLQTLGIECSMSRRGNCYDNAVAERFFWSLKHEWTKHYEYADLESARLSVFKYIDMFYNRQRLHPSLGYTPPEAFETDYAPTVAA
- a CDS encoding pentapeptide repeat-containing protein; translated protein: MHTQRRVLQGALLLAMLAQATTHADIYQWEYIDPSDPSQGVQASTTVAPGGAGLVPAKGLNTLNNDLTQAYLPGYDLTGSHFSKSTLVDADFHESNLTNVFFDNSDLTNANLRDANLRQAIFYNTSLIGADLTGANIRGAYFTLSNDLTNEQVYSTASHQAGDLSSIIIYQLWLTEINLEGQNLTNAYFAGARLTDANLAKANLTGANFYYAKFIGADLTGANLTNSETTSATFSNAKLVEANLTNANFYGVKMEGADLTNAVLTNANFRQARLTGSNFAGADIRGVDFYNSTGLTAENIYSTVNYQAGDLSNINLGFADMPGADFSNLDLTNTNFAAAKLTNANLSNTTLVNAALHAYLTGADLSGANILGADLSAATGFTSTQLHSTASYQAGNLTGVGLGLLDLTNWDFARLNLTNASFESATLTGTNFANAVVRGTNFSSTTSSGFTADQLYSTYSYQAGDIPDINLRDNDLSAWNFAGQDLPRANLSEAILTGTNLTGTNLTNADLSYANFTDTILEDAIIEGASFNWATWRGFTAGQLYSTASYRSGNLTGIKLVKNDLTGWNFAGQNLSNADFEDATLTNADLTNAEIRGSNFYNSIGLTAAQLHSTASYQSQDLSDVRFSRFDLSGSNLSEQNLSNAQMFICDLSNTNLTGADLTDAYFRSNLDGANLADAVITNASFGGSTNFTAEQFYSTYNYQTAIAQDFRTAAGAIFCYAATVGA
- a CDS encoding glycyl-radical enzyme activating protein is translated as MTRLQGNVFNIQRYSVKDGPGIRTTVFLKGCPLRCWWCHNPESQSKGIELAINPAVCVECGGCWGVCPHNEPVAECTGPLADWAHCTQCGECVEVCPTGGRTMMGSLMTVDEVMAAVLKDRLFFEDSGGGITLSGGEPMVQPEFVRGVLAACRQQELRTAIDTCGYCQQDDLLSVAPLADLFLYDLKAMDEQTHREHTGVSNTRILDNLVALGKVHSNIWIRVPIVPGVNDHASELEALARFASTVDGIRRVDLLTYHQLGSHKHERIGKQGSERPEAVPTAEVMQSAAELFRSHGLTEVHVS
- the hypD gene encoding trans-4-hydroxy-L-proline dehydratase; its protein translation is MNQRTARLRQQSLDAVPSISAERARLITEFYRNEDGKHSVPVMRAKSFLHLCRQKSIYLGDEELIVGERGPAPKQVPTYPELTCHSAEDLRTLNTRPKTNYSVTDECLATYEEQVIPYWRDRTMRDKIFAALSPDWHEAYEAGVFTEFMEQRAPGHTVLDDKIYRKGMRDFQRDIAQSLAKLEFTTDPAAYEKREQLRAMDIACEAVIVFAERHAELAEQLATTERDASRRAELQKITEVCRQVPAGPPRDFHEALQAYWFCHLAVITELNGWDAFSPGHLDQHLWPFYQQGIADGSLTKEHARELLETFFVKFNNHTAPPKVGVTAAESGTYTDFANINLGGLLPDGSDGSNELTHLLLDVIDDMHLLQPSNNVQLSRKTPDAVLKHTLRVLRHGYGFPSIFNADAVVEEQVRQGKSLEDARAGGCSGCVETGAFGKEAYILTGYFNMVKVLELTLHNGFDPRTGKQLGPETGTVEQLGDFESLFAAFCAQLDHFIEIKIRGNQIIEQMYARWMPAPFLSVITDDCIATGKDYNSGGARYNHTFIQFVGIGSLTDSLAAIKQLVFDKAKLSLSDLLGVLAGDFADNEPLRQTMLHRLPKYGNDDDYADDLMRRAFQAVFDRVDGRPNSKGGRYQIEMLPTTCHVYFGSVVGATPDGRLAGMPLSEGISPVQGADRNGPTAVIRSAAKMDHIKTGGTLLNMKFTPSLLQDETGIDALASLVRGYFKMDGHHVQLNVVQAETLRRAQAAPSSHRDLIVRVAGYSDYFCDLSEELQEEIIQRTEHMGF